The DNA segment GACGGTCGTCGTTCTGACCAGGGCATCGAGGGCGCGTTGTTGCACGAATCCGGTCTCTCGCAAACCTTCTATCCACTGCATCATGCCGTCGAAATGTCCGAATGGGTCGAGCATCACCATCGGCTTGCTGTGCATGCCCAGGTAGCCCGCGGTCCAGGTCTCGAACAGCTCCTCCAACGTCCCGATCCCACCCGGCAAGGTGATGAACGCGTCGGCGCGGTCCTCCATGATCTTCTTCCGCTCACGCATGGTGTCGGTGACGATCAGCTCGTCGGCGTCGACATCGGCGACCTCGCGGTGTACGAGCGCTTTCGGAATCACGCCGACCGTGTTGCCGCCCGCTGCTCGCGTCGCCGCCGCGACCGCGCCCATCATCGACACGTTGCCGCCGCCCGAGACGAGCTGCCAGCCTCGTCGGCCGATCTCGGTGCCGACCTCACCGGCCAGGTCGATGAACGAGGCGTCGACGGGACCCGACGCGCAGTAGACGCAGACACTGAGCAAGCGTTCGGTCGTGCCGCGATCGCTCACTGCTGGGCCTCGCGGACGATCCGGACAGCTTCGTCGACGCTGTCGGTGCAGTGGATCAGTTCGAGGTCCTTCTCGGACACCTTGCCTTCTTTCACGAGAGTCGTCTTGATCCAATCGAGCAGTCCCGACCAGAAGTCCTTGCCCAGCAACACGATCGGGAACCTGGTGACCTTGGCCGTCTGCACCAACGTCAGGGCCTCGAAGAGTTCGTCGAGAGTACCGAAGCCGCCGGGAAGGCACACGAACGCCTGGGAGTACTTCACGAACATGGTCTTGCGCACGAAGAAGTAGCGAAAATTTACGCCCAGATCGACCCACTCGTTGAGGCCCTGCTCGAACGGCAGCTCGATCCCGAGCCCGATCGAGTACCCATCGGCCTCGCTCGCTCCTCGGTTGGCCCCCTCCATCGCACCGGGCCCGCCACCGGTGATGACGGCGAAGCCCTCCTTCGCGAGAGCGGCTCCGAGCTGCCGGGCTCGGGCGTACTCGGGATGGTCGACGGGGGTGCGCGCCGAACCGAATACGGTCACAGCCTTCGGGACCTCGGCGAGCGCACCGAATCCCTCGACGAATTCGCTCTGGATACGCAGCACTCGCCAGGTGTCGGAGTGAATCCAGTTCCCTGGTCCTCGCTCGTCGAGCAGGCGTTGATCCGAGGTGGAGGTCTCGGTGTTCCGGCCTCGCCGAAGTACGACGGATCCCTTGTGCTTGGCCGATTTCTCACTGCTGTGTTCCTCGGAACTACCTGGGCCCTGGTCGCTGTTCATGGCGTTCAGGCTATCCGGCAGTGAGGTAGCTCCGGAGAACCTGTGTGACGTGGGTGATCTGCTCGACGGGGACGCGTTCGTCGCGCTTGTGGGCGAGATTGGGGTCTCCGGGTCCGTAGTTGACCGCCGGGATCCCGAGCGCCGAGAACCGGGAGACGTCCGTCCAGCCGTACTTGGCCCGGAACTGTCCGCCCGCGGCCTCGATGAGAGCGGCCGCTGCCGGTCGGTTCAAACCGGGAAGCGCTCCGGGCGACGAGTCGGTGACCTCGAATCCGAGATCCAGTCCCTCGACCACCTCACGAACGTGTTCGACGGCTTCGTCCACGTTGCGATCGGGTGCGAAGCGAAAATTGACGTCGAGTTCGGCCGCGTCGGGAACGACGTTGCCCGCGACCCCACCGGAGATCCGTACTGCTTGCAGCCCTTCCCGATACACGCAGCCATCGATGTCGACGGTGCGTGCGCGATATGCGGCGAGCCGGTTCAGGACTGCACCGAATTTGTGAATTGCATTGTCGCCCAACCAGGACCGAGCGCTGTGGGCCCGCGTTCCCGACGCGGTCAGCCGAACCCGCAGCGTCCCTTGGCAACCGGCCTCGATGAAGCCGCCGGACGGTTCACCGAGGATCGCGACGTCGGCAGCGAGCCATTCGGGAAGTTCGCGTTCGATGCGGCCCAGTCCGTTGCGGGCGGCCGCGATCTCCTCGCAGTCGTAGAACACCAGAGTCAGATCGTGAGCAGGGTTGTCGATCGTGGCGGCGAGGTGCAGGAACACCGCGTCACCCGACTTCATATCGACGGTTCCGCACCCGTGCAGGATGTCGCCCTCAGCGCTGTCGTGCTCGCGCCTCGACGGCACGTTGTCTGCGATGGGAACCGTGTCGAGATGCCCGGCGAGCATCACTCTCGACGCGAATCCGCGATTGGTTCGTGCCAGCACTGCGTTGCCGCTACGGATGATCTCGAAGCCCGTGGTCTGCTCACGGAGTGCTTGCTCCACCTCGTCTGCGATGCGCGATTCGTCCTCACTGACACTGGGGATGTCCACCAGTGCCGCGGTGAGGTCTATCGGGTCGGCATGCAGTTCGAGCGTCACGGGAGAAAACTCTAGGCCGTGGATCCCGGAATCTCGCGGACCACGCCGTCGAAGCCGGCACCGAACAATCTTCCGCTCGAGAAGCCCTGGTCGGAGCGTCCGTAGGCCACAACGCTTGTCAACCGCGTACCGGTGCCGATGACACACGTCGCCCCCGGCCCATCGATGCGGACGACGGAGCCGCCTGCGTTGAGCGGCACCACCGGGCGTCCGGCGTCGTCGAGGGTGAGCCCGTCCGGAGCTGCGAAGCCGTCGAGTCCCGACAGATCGAGCACACTTTCCGGTGCCGAAGGGTCGGCGAGCGGGATCCGGCTGACGCCCGGGTTCACGAAAGTGCGCGAGACGTACAGGTACCGATCGGCGGCGTCGAGCACCGCGCCGTTGGCACTGGGGAAGCTCGCCCACGCAGGGTCGACCGAACCGTCGGGGCCGATCCGCCCGATCAGCGAGCCGAAGTCGTTGGTGGCGTACACCGTTCCGTCAGCGGTGACGGCAAGTCCGTTGGCTGCGCTCAGACCGGTTGCGTACGGGGTGACGGTGAGAGTGTCCACGTCGAGCCGAACGATCCCCGCGGCCTTGACGACGTCTCCGACGAAGACGCGAGGGTCGGCTCCGTAGCCGACCAGCAGGGTGCCGTCGGGCATCCAGGCCAGCGCGCCACCGCCGCCGCTGGGGACCGTCGCGATGGGGTACGCGGCCTGTCCTGGCGCATCGATGCGGTACACCCGGCCGGAGACGATGTCGGTGACGTAGGCGCGGCCCGACGCGTCGATCGCCAGTCCTTCCAGAGCTGCCCCCGGGATCCGTGCGACCTCTGCAGACGGCCCGCCTGCTCCGGCGCAGTAGGGATCTGCGGCTGCGGTGCTGGAACCGACGACGACGCCGCCCGCCGCCACCAGCGCGGCAGCAATCGCCGTGACGACCGAACGCACACGTGCGGACTTGCTCGAATTCATGACACTCCCCCAGCCTCGGCGACCCCCTGTCAGCCGATGACGATGTCTACCACGCGCCTGCGACAACCAAACCCAGCGCGACTCCCAGCACGATCGTCGTCGCCAGGGTCGTCACCAACCCGCTGAAGGACACACCGTCCGCCATCACCGACGTCACTCCACGGCTACGGGCGGCGGTACGTGTGGTCACGGGGGAAACTCTGTCAGCTCCCCCGCCGCCGATGCGTTCGCCGGTATCCCGATGCGGTCACGCTCGGCAGTCGAACCGATAACGAACCGACGCCGCGTCGGGAACGGAGTCCAGGAACAAGCGACGTTCCCGCGATGACGGGCCAACCCGCCCGCTGGGTCCACCGCGTATTCTTCGTCCCGTGAGCGCACAGGGAGCATCAGCAGTAGGTATTGCCAACATCACGACGTCGGGCGTAGTACTCGACACCTGGTTTCCGAGCCCGGAGCTCGGGTCGGGCTTCGAGACCGGCACCGTCCGGCTCGAGGGTTCGGACGTCCCCGAGGAGCTGGCCGCTCTCGTCGGATCCGACGAGGCGCGCGGCGTCGAGGTGGTCGCAGTGCGCACCAGCATCGCCTCCCTCGACGACGCCCCGATCGACGCCCACGACGCGTATCTGCGACTGCATCTGC comes from the Rhodococcus sp. SBT000017 genome and includes:
- a CDS encoding TIGR00730 family Rossman fold protein; translation: MSDRGTTERLLSVCVYCASGPVDASFIDLAGEVGTEIGRRGWQLVSGGGNVSMMGAVAAATRAAGGNTVGVIPKALVHREVADVDADELIVTDTMRERKKIMEDRADAFITLPGGIGTLEELFETWTAGYLGMHSKPMVMLDPFGHFDGMMQWIEGLRETGFVQQRALDALVRTTTVDAALNACATL
- a CDS encoding TIGR00730 family Rossman fold protein yields the protein MNSDQGPGSSEEHSSEKSAKHKGSVVLRRGRNTETSTSDQRLLDERGPGNWIHSDTWRVLRIQSEFVEGFGALAEVPKAVTVFGSARTPVDHPEYARARQLGAALAKEGFAVITGGGPGAMEGANRGASEADGYSIGLGIELPFEQGLNEWVDLGVNFRYFFVRKTMFVKYSQAFVCLPGGFGTLDELFEALTLVQTAKVTRFPIVLLGKDFWSGLLDWIKTTLVKEGKVSEKDLELIHCTDSVDEAVRIVREAQQ
- the dapE gene encoding succinyl-diaminopimelate desuccinylase: MTLELHADPIDLTAALVDIPSVSEDESRIADEVEQALREQTTGFEIIRSGNAVLARTNRGFASRVMLAGHLDTVPIADNVPSRREHDSAEGDILHGCGTVDMKSGDAVFLHLAATIDNPAHDLTLVFYDCEEIAAARNGLGRIERELPEWLAADVAILGEPSGGFIEAGCQGTLRVRLTASGTRAHSARSWLGDNAIHKFGAVLNRLAAYRARTVDIDGCVYREGLQAVRISGGVAGNVVPDAAELDVNFRFAPDRNVDEAVEHVREVVEGLDLGFEVTDSSPGALPGLNRPAAAALIEAAGGQFRAKYGWTDVSRFSALGIPAVNYGPGDPNLAHKRDERVPVEQITHVTQVLRSYLTAG
- a CDS encoding SMP-30/gluconolactonase/LRE family protein — translated: MNSSKSARVRSVVTAIAAALVAAGGVVVGSSTAAADPYCAGAGGPSAEVARIPGAALEGLAIDASGRAYVTDIVSGRVYRIDAPGQAAYPIATVPSGGGGALAWMPDGTLLVGYGADPRVFVGDVVKAAGIVRLDVDTLTVTPYATGLSAANGLAVTADGTVYATNDFGSLIGRIGPDGSVDPAWASFPSANGAVLDAADRYLYVSRTFVNPGVSRIPLADPSAPESVLDLSGLDGFAAPDGLTLDDAGRPVVPLNAGGSVVRIDGPGATCVIGTGTRLTSVVAYGRSDQGFSSGRLFGAGFDGVVREIPGSTA